In Arachis stenosperma cultivar V10309 chromosome 1, arast.V10309.gnm1.PFL2, whole genome shotgun sequence, one DNA window encodes the following:
- the LOC130935257 gene encoding uncharacterized protein LOC130935257, giving the protein MIALELTSKDLTVRCALFGDYVNQVNHFLASGYVEQPVVVIQLAKVKFFRGQVGLQNVMYATQILFNPDIPEVVEFRQSIIEQGVNGTHPLFIANEGKVLSLEDDFMCLTRKFTIEELQDNNQEGSFIIFGAIQGIVEDGGWWYSACVCGKGIYPQNGAYYCDFCLKHITNVTPRFKIKITVEDHIGEGIFLLFDREASYLLKKSCADLFTEVQRDASLICGDTYPPIFQVLIGKKLLLKVDTKGVPHDTFYGTFRVRRICDDSTIIAMFELPDYDADDESTPKNEHDLHKSVPYGKWDVGIKKEFSDTFIKSEKDAGECPGILCKSPILIDFLAGKQPAVSGVTEFVALNDGEHGKEEKTPSNNTVSDDLSAELDILLSSAEKETQEVLSHIVDASSQYGEKIIHENHVVTCKGKRNLNPQFEEAAVDVDGRGLKVAKVNGV; this is encoded by the exons atgattgCATTGGAATTAACTTCAAAAGA TCTTACAGTGCGATGTGCATTGTTTGGGGATTATGTTAATCAAGTGAATCATTTTCTTGCCTCTGGCTATGTGGAGCAGCCTGTTGTGGTGATTCAGCTTGCAAAAGTCAAGTTCTTTAggg GTCAAGTAGGTCTTCAAAATGTGATGTATGCCACTCAAATATTATTTAATCCTGATATTCCTGAAGTTGTTGAGTTCAGGCAGAG tataattgAGCAAGGTGTCAATGGTACCCATCCGCTGTTTATTGCAAATGAGGGTAAAGTTCTCTCATTGGAAGATGATTTCATGTGTTTAACTAGAAAATTCACTATTGAAGAGCTTCAAGATAACAATCAG GAGGGTTCTTTTATCATCTTTGGTGCAATTCAAGGTATTGTTGAGGATGGAGGTTGGTGGTATTCTGCTTGTGTGTGTGGAAAGGGTATCTATCCTCAAAATGGTGCATATTACTGTGATTTTTGTTTGAAGCACATAACTAATGTGACTCCAAG atttaaaattaaaataacagtTGAAGATCATATTGGGGAGGGTATTTTCCTTCTCTTTGATCGTGAGGCATCTTATTTGCTTAAGAAGTCATGTGCTGACTTGTTTACTGAGGTTCAAAGAGATGCAAGT CTTATATGTGGGGATACTTATCCTCCCATATTTCAAGTGCTCATTGGAAAGAAGTTGCTGCTCAAGGTTGATACCAAAGGTGTCCCACATGATACATTTTATGGGACTTTTCGAGTTAGGAGAATTTGTGATGATTCCACTATTATTGCGATGTTTGAACTTCCCGATTATGACGCTGATGACGAGTCTACTCCAAAAAAT GAGCATGATTTACACAAATCTGTTCCTTATGGAAAATGGGATGTTGGTATTAAGAAGGAGTTTTCAGATACTTTTATCAAAAGTGAGAAAGATGCTGGTGAGTGTCCTGGGATTTTGTGTAAATCCCCGATTCTTATAGATTTTTTAGCTGGAAAACAGCCTGCTGTTTCTGGAGTGACTGAGTTTGTTGCCTTAAATGATGGTGAACatggaaaagaagagaaaacacCTAGCAATAATACTGTTAGTGATGATCTTTCTGCTGAACTCGATATATTGCTTAGCTCAGCAGAAAAAGAAACTCAG GAGGTGTTGTCCCATATTGTTGATGCATCTTCGCAATATGGAGAGAAGATTATTCATGAGAATCATGTTGTCACCTGCAAGGGTAAGAGGAATTTGAATCCTCAATTTGAAGAGGCTGCTGTTGATGTAGATGGGCGTGGGTTGAAGGTTGCCAAGGTTAATGGAGTTTGA
- the LOC130935250 gene encoding replication protein A 70 kDa DNA-binding subunit A-like gives MDEKLHKIQATIRDQLISKFASSLHEGDLYLMNHFTVVPNTGMNRVTTHRFRLLFQYKTSVVSVVSPRIPHSGLCLRSIDEIDQMTTEHNFLIDFVGIITGVRKERDVASYGKLIKVIVLEVFTHGKKVQCNVFGDACDLLEYDKLQKYPRSPLIVLESFKIKAIEGGVVLQNVINVSRLFINPDIPESVEFLSRFSVSSYGFSRLVSNDLGYLISKVDGDYFNPKDICNIQDIHLDNGDAHYFVIGTINEVMDEPDWWYYSCVCGHAVVDHEDLYLCDACGSCVEHVLVK, from the exons ATGGATGAGAAG TTACACAAGATCCAAGCAACGATTAGAGATCAGCTTATATCAAAGTTTGCTTCCTCTCTACACGAAGGGGATCTGTATTTGATGAACCATTTTACAGTTGTACCAAACACTGGTATGAACAGAGTGACCACTCATCGGTTCAGACTTTTGTTCCAATACAAGACCTCTGTTGTTTCTGTGGTATCTCCAAGGATCCCGCATTCCGGTTTGTGTTTGAGATCAATAGATGAAATTGATCAAATGACAACCGAGCACAATTTCCTTATTG ACTTTGTTGGGATCATTACTGGTGTTCGAAAAGAAAGAGATGTAGCATCATATGGGAAGCTGATCAAAGTAATTGTGCTAGAAGTTTTCACTCATGG CAAAAAGGTCCAATGCAATGTCTTTGGAGATGCTTGTGATCTTTTGGAGTAtgataaattacaaaaatatccaAGATCTCCGTTGATTGTGCTCGAGTCTTTTAAAATCAAAGCAATTGAAG GTGGAGTAGTTCTACAGAATGTGATCAATGTCTCTAGGTTATTTATTAATCCCGACATTCCTGAGTCTGTTGAGTTCCTAAGCAG aTTTAGTGTATCCAGTTATGGATTCTCAAGACTTGTGAGCAATGATCTTGGATACTTAATTTCTAAAGTTGATGGTGATTATTTCAATCCCAAAGATATCTGTAATATTCAAGATATTCATTTAGATAACGGG GATGCTCATTACTTTGTTATTGGGACAATTAATGAAGTTATGGATGAACCAGATTGGTGGTACTACTCATGTGTGTGTGGTCATGCTGTTGTTGACCATGAGGATCTCTACCTTTGTGATGCTTGTGGTTCATGTGTTGAACATGTGTTGGTCAAGTAA
- the LOC130935256 gene encoding uncharacterized protein LOC130935256, which translates to MKLMLYIGPYSILLLFPYGEDGYQLNIGYRGQQSRYVPGRRTRVSLREFIYFRLQIREHEDGIIHKCRRLFQQFVVDCFTMIESQRLYDIRMKQSTIRGEVLQGIEEAMRRGDDEASSIGTRIILPSSFTGGRRYMFNRCQDAMAICKHFGYPDLFLTITCNPNWPEFQRFTERGRIPIADRPDISCRVFHAKLKCLLSDLKESVFFGPLNAGMYTIEFQKRGLPHAHMLLWLNGESNLQSVEIVDEFICAELPNPQKFPSLYNVVNKYMIHSPCGALRPSSPCMKDAHINLEFCNKSNVIKYLFKYVNKGPDRVTATVGERYDVGESSQVVDEIKQYYDCRYLSPSESMWRIFAYDIHQRWPSVQRLTFHLPNQQHVVFDDADSTTHVYLRNKDLLTMFTGWMMANRRFTEGRSLTYVEYPGKFRGCTSFRSIRTVNGVTYDTFQEACSAMGFLIDDNEYVSAIKEVAELASAAQLRRLFVILLLSGSMGRPLSVWEQTWAYLSDDILYRRRHELQYPDLTMSQDELQMFGLLEIEKLLQSNRKSLRNYAGMPVPDNSLVSQFSNLMLLRHGFFFVYGFGGTGKTFLYRILSARLRSEKKIVINVASSGIASLLLPGGKTTHSMFNIPVELTEDTVCRIKKDSPKAEVFQIVDLIIWDEAPMTNKLAFEALDRTLRDIMVSVSDRNKNLPFGGKVVVLGGDFRQVLPVIPKGSRAEIVMASINSSVLWKYCEVLRLTKNMRLGIGFEQSTAQELRLFSDWILQIGEGRCGTVVNDKLFVDIPSDLIIPVLENPVEDIVNTIYPNLVKNFRDPNFFQDRAILAPTVDNVEEINNYIVDLLPGEEKNYLSADSICGSDAYSDVDVDWITVEFLNQIRCSGLPNHSLKLKIGVPIILLRNIDPAGGLCNGTRLVVRDLGTNVIGADIVSSSNVGDKVFITRMSMIPSDTVIPFKFQRRQFSVSLSFAMTINKSQGQTLSTVGLFLRRPVFSHGQLYVALSRVRNRNGLKILLCDEGLDDAGRTENVVFKEVFDKI; encoded by the exons ATGAAACTCATGCTCTATATTGGCCCTTACAGTATCCTTTTGTTGTTTCCATATGGTGAGGATGGTTATCAGTTGAACATTGGTTATCGAGGTCAACAGTCTAGATATGTTCCTGGAAGGAGAACAAGAGTTTCTCTCAGGGAATTCATATATTTTCGTCTGCAGATTAGGGAGCACGAAGATGGAATTATTCACAAGTGTAGGCGGTTATTTCAACAATTTGTTGTTGATTGTTTCACGATGATTGAGTCCCAGAGGTTGTATGACATTAGAATGAAGCAAAGTACAATTAGAGGAGAAGTTCTTCAAGGAATAGAGGAAGCTATGCGTCGTGGTGATGATGAGGCTTCTTCAATTGGGACACGAATTATTTTGCCTTCCTCCTTCACTGGTGGTAGACGTTATATGTTTAACCGTTGTCAGGATGCCATGGCAATTTGTAAACATTTTGGCTATCCAGATTTATTCCTCACTATTACATGTAATCCAAATTGGCCTGAATTCCAGCGGTTCACAGAGCGAGGGCGAATTCCCATCGCTGATCGTCCTGATATCTCTTGTCGTGTTTTTCATGCCAAGTTGAAGTGCCTCCTTAGCGATCTCAAGGAAAGTGTGTTTTTTGGTCCACTTAATGCAG gtATGTATACTATTGAGTTCCAAAAAAGAGGTCTACCTCATGCACACATGTTACTCTGGCTTAATGGAGAAAGCAACTTACAAAGTGTCGAAATTGTTGATGAATTCATTTGTGCCGAGCTACCCAATCCACAGAAATTTCCATCTCTTTATAATGTCGTCAACAAGTACATGATCCATAGTCCCTGTGGTGCACTTAGACCGAGTTCTCCTTGCATGAAAGATG CTCACATAAATCTTGAGTTTTGTAACAAGTCAAATGTCATTAAGTATCTTTTTAAGTATGTTAATAAGGGTCCGGATCGGGTGACTGCAACTGTTGGAGAAAGATATGATGTTGGTGAATCTTCTCAGGTGGTTGATGAGATCAAACAGTATTATGATTGTCGTTATTTGTCACCTTCTGAATCCATGTGGAGAATTTTTGCTTACGATATTCATCAAAGATGGCCGTCGGTACAGAGGTTGACTTTTCACTTGCCAAACCAGCAACATGTTGTATTCGATGATGCTGATAGCACTACTCATGTTTATTTGCGCAACAAAGATTTGCTTACGATGTTTACGGGTTGGATGATGGCCAACAGGCGGTTCACGGAGGGGCGGTCTCTAACATATGTTGAATATCCAGGTAAATTT AGAGGTTGTACCAGTTTTCGAAGTATAAGAACTGTGAATGGTGTTACTTATGATACATTTCAAGAGGCATGTTCTGCCATGGGTTTCTTGATAGATGATAACGAGTATGTTTCTGCTATTAAGGAAGTCGCCGAGTTAGCGTCAGCTGCACAATTAAGGAGGCTTTTTGTGATCTTGCTGTTATCTGGTTCCATGGGAAGACCTTTATCAGTTTGGGAGCAAACTTGGGCTTATTTGTCTGATGATATTCTTTATCGCAGAAGACATGAGCTGCAATACCCTG ATCTAACTATGAGTCAGGATGAGTTACAAATGTTTGGTTTGTTGGAGATTGAGAAACTATTGCAGAGTAATAGAAAATCATTGAGAAATTATGCTGGTATGCCAGTTCCTGATAACTCTTTAGTCTCTCAATTTAGCAATTTGATGCTACTA AGACATGGATTCTTTTTTGTGTATGGGTTTGGTGGCACTGGAAAAACTTTTTTATACAGAATTTTGTCAGCTAGATTGCGATCTGAGAAAAAGATTGTTATTAATGTTGCTTCTAGTGGTATTGCTTCTCTGTTGTTACCGGGTGGTAAGACGACACATTCTATGTTCAATATTCCTGTTGAGCTTACTGAAGACACTGTTTGCCGGATTAAGAAGGATAGCCCAAAGGCTGAGGTATTTCAAATTGTTGATTTGATTATTTGGGATGAGGCACCCATGACTAACAAATTAGCATTTGAAGCGCTCGATAGGACGTTGCGTGATATAATGGTTTCGGTCTCTGATAGGAATAAAAATTTACCTTTTGGTGGGAAGGTGGTTGTTCTTGGTGGTGATTTTAGGCAGGTCTTGCCAGTTATTCCAAAAGGTTCCCGTGCTGAGATTGTTATGGCTTCCATAAATTCTTCTGTTCTTTGGAAATATTGTGAAGTTTTGCGATTGACAAAAAATATGAGGTTAGGAATCGGGTTTGAACAATCAACTGCTCAGGAGTTAAGGTTGTTTTCAGATTGGATACTTCAAATCGGTGAAGGTCGATGTGGAACAGTGGTCAACGATAAACTTTTTGTTGATATTCCTTCTGATCTAATCATTCCTGTCTTGGAAAATCCAGTGGAAGATATTGTAAATACAATATACCCGAATTTGGTTAAGAATTTTCGTGATCCAAATTTCTTCCAAGATAGGGCAATACTCGCTCCGACTGTCGACAATGTTGAAGAGATAAACAATTATATAGTTGATTTGTTGCCCGGTGAGGAAAAAAATTATCTCAGTGCTGATTCGATATGTGGTAGTGATGCCTATTCTGATGTTGATGTTGATTGGATAACTGTTGAATTCTTGAATCAGATTAGGTGTTCTGGTCTACCTAATCATTCGTTAAAGTTGAAAATAGGCGTTCCTATTATTTTGTTGAGGAATATTGATCCGGCCGGTGGTTTGTGTAATGGGACTCGACTTGTCGTGCGAGATCTAGGGACAAATGTCATTGGTGCAGATATTGTTTCTAGTAGCAATGTTGGGGACAAAGTTTTTATCACCAGAATGAGTATGATTCCTAGTGATACGGTTATACCGTTTAAATTCCAACGCCGTCAATTTTCGGTTTCTCTGTCCTTTGCGATGACAATCAACAAAAGCCAGGGTCAGACATTATCAACGGTCGGTTTGTTCTTGCGTCGTCCTGTGTTTTCTCATGGTCAACTTTATGTAGCTCTTTCCCGGGTTCGGAATAGAAATGGTCTTAAGATTTTACTTTGTGATGAAGGATTAGATGATGCTGGTAGGACTGAAAACGTTGTCTTTAAGGAAGTTTTTGATAAGATATAA